TTTAAAATATACTTTTTTAGCTTTACCATACTTAAATTTTTCATAAGTCGCAAAAGCTCTTTCAGCTAATTCTTGTCCCATTTGAGAACCTATATTCTTTTTAAATCTTTGTGTCATAGGTTTTACATACTTATTTAATTCAAATTTAGATATTGAATATTTTTTATCTAATTCTTTATATCTTTTAGATTGCTCTTTTTTATCTAAATTAGTGATTTCTTTATATTCAGAAGAATTTATCATTTTTCTATGTCTTTTAAGAATTTCACTAAGGCAAGAATTATATATCATTCTAGCTATGTTTAGTCTCTTTTCTAAAATATGTTCTTGCCAAAGTTCAGTTTTTAAAGCTAATGTTAATACATAATTCGCCATAGTTCCTCCTTCTCATCTTTCTTTTTGAGTTTGGATATATCTTTTTATTTGTTCTTCAATATTTTCTGAAATAGTTGCAACAAAATAACTAGGGTTCCATAAGTGTCCATTCCATAACTTATTTTTTATCTCAGGATGTTTTAAAAAAAGTTTTCTTGCAGAAATTCCTTTGAATATTTTCAAAATATTAGGTATGAAATGTTGAGGACTACACTCAATTAATATATGAATATGGTCTAAATCTGTTTCCATTTCTATTATTTTTATATTATTTTGATTAGAAATTTCAATTAATAATTCTTTTAAAGTTTTTTCAATATCATCAATTAATACTTTTCTTCTATATTTTACACACCACACTATATGATATTGAATTGAATACACATATCCTCTTCCAAAATTAATATTTGACATTATTTATCACCATTTTTATTGTACCATATGTATTTAACTATTCAAATTTTTTCTAAACAAAAAATATGCCATTCATACTCTAACGAGTACAGGTCTCATGACTAACACCCTACGAGTGCTAGAGTCGCGAGTGTTCTGGCATAATTCATAAATTGATGTATTATTATAACTTGGAATTTCGTAAAATCCATATTTTTTATATAAATTTATTGCACTTTTTAAAAATGGTAAAGTGTCTAATAGCATAAAAGAATATCCTATTTCTTTTGCATCCCTTATTATCTTTTCAACAAGCTGTTCACTAATTTGTTTTCCTCTAAATTTAGGTCTAACATAAAGTCTTTTCATTTCACAATTTTTTTCATCAATCTTTTTAAGACCTATACAACCTGCAACTTTGTCATCATAATAAGCTATATATAATTACCATGAGGTAGACCATATTTCTTTTCTAAATGTTCTAATTCATCATCATAATGCTGAATTTCAAGATACTTTTTAAAGCTGGCAATATTTTTATACTCATTTTTTAACATCTCCCTAAATTTCTTATACTATTTCATATTTGACTTTTACATTTTTACATCAAAAAAGTATTATAATATTGACATATTCAAAGCCCTCCCTTTGAAATCTATTTTTGATATATTATAGCTTATTTTTTTAATATATTCTATCAATATAATTTCTCCTATTTTATTTTTCTAATAAAAAAGATAGGCTAAAAACCTATCTTTTTTCATTTATATAATAATTATTAAATAAATCCTTTATAATCTCTCATAACTAAATGAGCATCTATTTGTTGTATAGTATCCAAAGCAACACCAACAACAATTATTATTCCTGTTCCTCCAAAATAAACTGGAAGCCCCATAGATGTAAATATTACATATGGTAATATTGAAATTATAGCTAAGAAAATTCCTCCACCCCATGTAATTCTTGAAGCAACACCTTCAAGATATTCCACAGTTTCTTCTCCTGGTCTGATTCCAGGTATAGTTCCTCCACCTTGTTTTAGATTTTCTGCAACCTTTTCAGGATCAAAAATTAAAGCTGTATAGAAGAATGAGAAGAACATTATCACTAATGCATACAGTATCATATAAACAGGGTGATTTTGCCCAAATATTATAGATAATGTTGTTTTAATAGATAATGTAGAAGGTAGAGCATTTACTATAACTCCTGGGATTAACATAAATACTGAGGCAAAGATTACAGGCATTACTCCTGCTGTGTTAAGTCTCAATGGTATAAATGATTTTTCTCCTATTCCACCTTTTGAACTAAATCCTTTTCCAACATAATGAATAGGGATTTTTCTTTGTCCAAGTTGAAATAATACTATTCCAGCTATTGTTACTGTACCAAGAAATGCTACTAATACCAATAAAGGTACTAAGAATTTATTTCCTTGCATAGTTTGAATTGTTTGGATAACACTTGAAGGAGCTCTTGATATTACATTTAAGAATATAATAAGTGATACCCCATTACCTATTCCTTTAATAGATATTTGTTCTCCAACCCACATTAAAAATACTGTTCCAGCTGTTAGGGTTGTTATTGTTCTTACAAAAAAACTTATTCCTGGATTATAGATTAAACCAACAGATTGTAACCAAAGACAAACTCCAGTTCCTTGAATAACAGCAAGTGCTATTGTTAAGTATCTTGTCCATTGAGTTATTCTATTTCTTCCAGCTTCCCCTTCTTTTTGAATTTCTTCAAGTTGAGGAATAATAGATACAAGCAAACTTACAACTATTGAAGCATTGATGTAAGGAATAATTCCTAATGAGAATATAGATATTCTTGTAAAAGCTCCACCAGAAAACATATTTATATAACTAAGTACATCACTTTGTGAAGCCATTGATGACAATCTATCCACATCTACACCAGGAGCAGGAATTAAAGTTCCTACTCTGGCAACTAAAAACATTAGCAATGTGAAAATAATTCTTTCTCTAAGTTCAGGAATTTTTACTATACTACTTAATCTAGAGTTAAATTTCTCCATTAAAGTCATATATTCACCTACCTCAGATTAATATTATTTATTACTTTCTGCTCTTTCAAAACCTTTAACTTCAACAAGTTCAACTGTTCCACCTTTTGCTTCAACAGCAGCTTTTGCTGATTTAGATATTTTATGTACTTTAACAGTTAATTTTTTGTTAAGTTCACCATTTCCTAGAATTTTAACTCCATCTCTTCCTTTTTTAATTAGGCATTTATTGAATAAAGTTTCTAGGCTAACTTCTTCACCATCTTCAAAGTTATCATTTAAAAATGATAAAGATACTACTGTATATTCTTTTTTGAATATAGTATTAGAGAATCCTCTTTTAGGGACTCTTCTATATATAGGCATTTGTCCACCTTCAAAATAAGGTTTTACTCCTCCACCTGCTCTTGAATTTTGTCCATTGCTACCTTTTCCAGCTGTTTTACCCCAACCAGATGAGTTTCCTCTTCCTATTCTTTTTCTGTTCTTCTTAGGAACTGAAGGTGATAATTCATTAAGTTTCACTATGCTTGCACCTCCTCAACTTTTAACAAATAAGAAACTTGAGCTAATTTTCCTTTTAATTCAGGTGTTTCATTATGTTCTACTACATCATGCATTTTCTTAAGCCCTAGCGACTTTACAGTTGCTATATGATTAGGCTTTCTTCCGATAATGCTTTTTACAAGCTCTATTCTAAGTTTTGCCATTTCATCTTCCTCCTAGCTTAAGATATCCTTAACTTCTAATCCTCTTAAAGCTGCTATTTCTTGTGCAGTTCTAAGTAATTTTAATGCTTCCACTGTAGCTTTTGCTACATTATGTTTATTTCTTGACCCTTTAATTTTAGTTAAAATGTCATGAACTCCAACTAATTCTAATATTTCTCTTGAAGCAGAACCAGCTATTACTCCAGTTCCTTCATATGCTGGTGCCATCCATAAAGTAGTTGCTCCCCATTTACCAGTAATTTCATGAGGTATTGTATTATTTTTTAAAGATACTTTTACAACATTCTTCTTTGCAGCTGCAACAGCTTTTCTTATAGCATCAGGAACACCATTTGCTTTTCCTAATCCTAATCCTATTTTACCTTCTCCATCTCCAACAGCAGCTAATACTGAGAAAGATATAGTTCTTCCTCCTTTAGTTGTCTTAGAAACTCTAGATATCTTCAATAGTTTTTCTTGATATTGATTATCTTCTCTGTTCAACAAGTGAAATCCTCCTCTCTTAGAAATTAGAAGCTTAATCCAGCTTCTCTAGCCGCTTCTGCAAGAGCCGCTACTCTTCCTGTATATTTATATCCTGATCTATCAAAAACGATAGCATCTATTCCTTTTTCTTTAGCTCTTTCAGCGATTGCTTTTCCAACGGCTTTTGCTGCTTCTACATTTCCACCATTAGCAATACTTCCTTTTAATGCTTTATCTATTGTAGATGCAGATACCAAAGTAACTCCATTTACATCATCTATTAATTGAGCAAAAATGTTAGTATTTGATCTAAAAACTGAAAGTCTAGGTCTTTCTGGAGTTCCAGAAATCTTATTTCTTATTGACATTTGCTTTTTTTGTCTTGATGCTTTTCTATCAATTTTCTTAAACAACTGTCTTACCTCCTTTTTAAGCTATTTTAAGACTTTTTACCTTCTTTTCTTCTAATATGTTCATCAGCATATTTAACCCCTTTACCTTTATATGGTTCAGGTGGTCTTTTAGCTCTAATATTAGCTGCAACTTGACCTACTAATTCTTTTTCTATTCCATCTATATGTATAGTAGTATTTTTTTCAACAGAAAAAGTTATTCCAGGTATTTCATCTATAATCACTGGGTGAGAATATCCTAAAGATATTTCCAATCCTTTTCCCTTTGTTGCTGCTCTATACCCAACTCCTACCAAAGTAAGAGATTTTCTATATCCGTCATGTACCCCTTTAATCATATTATTGATTAAAGCTCTAGTAGTTCCATGAATTGCTCTTACAGATGGTTCATCATTAGGTCTTTCAACTTTTATATGCCCATCTTCTAATTTTATAGTTATATTTTTGTTAAATTCTTTTGTTAATGTACCCTTTGGTCCTTTTACAGTAACAACATTATCTTTTACTGAAAATTCAACTCCAGAAGGCACAGCTATAGGTTTTTTACCTACTCTTGACATTAATGTACACCTCCTAAGTTTTTATTACCACACAAATGCAAGGACTTCTCCACCAACTTTTTCTGCTCTAGCAACTTTATCAGTAATAACACCTTTTGAAGTTGAAACTATTGCTATTCCAAGTCCAGATAAAACTCTTGGCATATCCTCAACAGAAGAATAAACTCTTCTTCCAGGTTTAGAAATTCTCTTTAATCCTTTTATAACTCTTTCTTTTCCAGCATATTTTAAATAAACTCTTATACTTTTTTTATTTCCTTCATCAGTAACAATTTTGAAATTAGAAATATATCCTTGCTCTTTCAAGATTTCAGCAATTCTTTCTTTCATCTTTGAGTGAGGTATATCTACTTTTTCATGCATAACTGCATTAGCATTTCTTACTCTTGTTAACATATCAGCAATTGGATCTGTTAAATACATCTATTTAAATCCTCCTTCCTTTGATTAATTACCAAGATGATTTTTTTACACCAGGTATTAGTCCAGCACCTGCAAGTTGTCTGAACTTAACTCTTGATATTCCAAATTCTCTCATATATCCTCTTGGTCTACCATCTAATTGACATCTATTTCTTCTTCTAACAGCTGATGAATCTTTTGGAAGTTTATTTAATTCAAACATAGCTTCCATATCTCCAGCTGCTATTCTTTTCTTCAATTCAGCTCTTTTTTCAGCATATTTGTCAACAAGTTTTGCTCTTTTAACATCTCTTGCGATCATTGACTTTTTCGCCATCTACTCTAACCTCCCTACAACTACTTCTTGAAAGGCATTCCAAAAGCCTTTAACAATGCTCTTCCTTCTTCATCTGTTTTTGCAGAAGAAACCATAGTGATAGACATTCCTAAAAGTTTTTCAACTTTATCAAAATCTATTTCAGGAAATACTAATTGGTCTCTCAATCCTACTGAATAATTTCCTCTTCCATCAAATGAGTTACTAGGAACTCCTTCAAAGTCTCTTACTCTTGGAAGAACTACATTTACTAATCTATCTAAGAAATCATACATTCTTTCTTTTCTTAAAGTAACTTTTGCTCCAATAGGCATTCCTTCTCTTAATTTGAAACCAGCTTCAGATTTTTTAGCTTTTCTCAATAATGGCTTTTGACCAGTGATTATTGTTAAATCAGCCATAGCAGCATCTATTAACTTAGAGTTTTGAGTAGCTTCTCCAACTCCCATATTAACTATTATCTTTTCTAGTTTTGGACATTCCATGATATTTTTAATCTCTAATTCTTTCATTAATTTAGGAACCACTACTTCATCATAGAACTTGTGGTATCTTGAAACATATTTATCCACTTATGCTTTCCTCCTTTCTTATATTATTTCTCCAGATTTTTTTGAAATTCTTACTTTTTTTCCATCTCTAACTTCATATCCAACTCTTGTTGGTTTTTAGTTTTTTCATCAAATAGCATAACTTTTGATGAGAATATTGCAGCTTCTTTTTGTACAACTCCACCTTGTGGGTTCACTTGAGATGGCTTTAAATGTTTTGTTACTATATTTATTCCTTCTACTATTATTTTTCCTTTTTTAGGGAAAACTTTTAGAACTTTACCTGTTTTCTTTTTATCTTTTCCTGATATAACATAAACTATATCTCCAGTTTTTACATGTAATGAATCAGGAACAAATTTTATTTTAGGTTTAGCCATTTTTCTTATAAGCCTCCTCTCTTGTTATATAACTTCTATTGCTAGAGATAAGATTTTCATAAAGTTTCTTGCTCTTAATTCTCTTGCAACTGGTCCAAATATTCTTGTTGCCCTTGGTTCATTAGCATTGTTAATTACAACTCCAGCATTATCATCAAATTTTATATATGAACCATCATCTCTTCTAGTTTCTTTTCTTGTTCTTACTATAACAGCTCTTACGACATCTCCCTTTTTAACGTTACCACCAGGGATAGCTTCTTTAACTGATGCCACAACAATGTCACCAATTCTTCCAAATCTCTTTTTAGATCCACCTAGAACTCTTATTACCATAAGTTCTTTAGCCCCTGAGTTATCAGCAACATTAAGGATAGTTTGTTGTTGTACCATTAAAATATCCTCCTCTCACTAAATGTGATTATTTTGCCTTTTCTATGATTTCTACTAGTCTCCAATTTTTATCCTTAGATAAACGTCTAGTTTCCATTATTCTTACTTTATCTCCTACTTGAGCTACATTTTCTTCATCATGAGCTTTAAATTTAGTAGTTCTTTTTACTCTTTTCTTATATATAGGATGAAGTATCATTGTTTCAATAGCAACAACTATTGTCTTTTGCATTTTGTCAGAAACAACTATTCCTTCTCTCACTTTTCTTTCGTTTCTCAAGATTAACCTCCTCTTTATCATATTAAAGAAATTAATTATCTTTCATTTAAGATAGTGTTGATTCTTGCAATTTCTCTTCTAACTTCTCTTATTTTTGCTGTATTAGTTAGTTGACCTAATGAAAGTTGGAACTTTAAGTTGAATAATTCTTCTTTTAGCTCTTTACACTTAACAACTAGGTCTTCACTAGTCATTTCTCTTATTTCTTTAGCTCTCATTAGTTTTCACCACCATTTTCTTCTTTTCTAACAAATTTACATCTGATTGGTAATTTCATAGCAGCTTTTCTTAATGCTTCTGTTGCTGTTTGTTCATCAACACCTGAAACTTCAAATAATATTCTTCCAGGTCTTACTACTGATACCCAACCTTCAACATTTCCTTTACCTTTACCCATTCTCACTCCAGCAGGTCTTGCTGTGATTGGTTTGTCAGGGAATATTCTTATATATGTTTTCCCTTCTCTTTTAAATGTTCTATTGATAGCAACCCGACAAGATTCTATTTGTCTGTTTGTTATCCAAGATGGTTCAAGAGCTTGTAATCCATAATCTCCAAAAGCAACAAAGTTACCTTTATGAGCTGTCCCTTTCATTCTACCTCTGAACATTTTTCTGTGTTTTGTTCTCTTTGGCATCAACATAATTAAGCTTCCCCTCCTTCTTTCTTACTAGGAAGAACTTCACCATGGAATATCCATACTTTTATTCCTAATGCTCCATAAGTTGTATGAGCTGTTGCTACTGCATAATCTATATCTGCTCTCAATGTATGTAAAGGAACTTTTCCTTCAACTGCCCATTCAGATCTAGCAATTTCAGCACCATTTAATCTTCCTGAAATCATTACTTTTATTCCTTTAACTTCTGGAGATTTCATAGATCTTGAAATAGCTTGTGTCATAGCTTTTTTATAAGCAATTCTCTTTTCAATTTGAGCAGCTATTGATTCTGCAACTAATACTGCATCTCCATTTAAGTCTTTTATTTCTTGTACTTTAACAGTTACTTTTTTACCTGTTAATTTTTCAAGTTTAGCTCTTAGTGCATCTATTTCAGCACCTTTTCTTCCAATTATTAATCCTGCTTTTCCAGTATGTATATGTACAACTACTTGTGAAGGAGATGTTCTTTCGATTCTTACCTTAGAAATCCCTGTATGGAAGTAGTTTTTCTTTATAAATTCTTTTATTTGCACATCTTCATGGAAGTATTTTACATACTCTTTTTTATCTGCATACCAATTAGAATCCCAAGCTCTTGTAATTCCAAGTCTTAGTCCTCTAGGGTCTACTTTTTGTCCCACAGTTTTACCTCCTTAATCTTATTGTTCATCAGATACTGCCACTGTAATATGAGCTGTTGGTTTTCTAATTATATCTGCTCTTCCCATTGCTCTTGGCATAACTCTTTTTAAAACTGGTCCTTGATTTATCATTATAGTAGATACTACTAATTTTTCTTCATCCATTTTGAAGTTATTTGTTGCATTTGCCACTGCTGACATCAAAGTTTTCTTTATAATTCTAGCAGCTTTTTTATTTGTAAATTCTAGAATATCTATTGCATCTAGTGCTGATTTACCTCTCACTAAGTCAGCTACTAATCTAGCTTTTCTAGGAGATAGTCTTACGAATCTAGTTATTGCTTTAGCTTCCACTAGTCCATCCTCCTTCTTTTCTTACTGAATTTTATTTTTTCTTCTTATCTACACCATGTCCGTGATATGTTCTAGTTGGTGCAAATTCTCCTAATTTATGTCCTACCATTTGTTCTGTAACATGAACTGGTATATGTTTTTTTCCATTATATACTCCAAAAGTTAATCCTATAAAATTTGGAAATATTGTAGATCTTCTTGACCAAGTTTTTATTACAGCTTTGTTATTATTAGAAGCAACTGCTTCTTCAACCTTAGCCATTAAATGATGGTCACAAAAAGGTCCTTTTTTTAATGATCTTGCCATTACTAATTAGCCTCCTCTCGCAAATTATTTTTCGTTTCTTCTTCTTACGATAAATTTGTCAGAAGTCTTTCTTCCTCTTGTTTTAATACCAAGTGCTGGTTTTCCCCAAGGTGTTAAAGGTGATTTTCTTCCAACTGAGTTCTTTCCTTCTCCTCCACCATGTGGGTGATCTACTGGGTTCATTACAGCCCCTCTTACATGAGGTCTTTTTCCCATATGTCTAGCTCTTCCAGCTTTACCTAGATTTACTAAGTTATGTTCAGAATTTCCAACTTCACCAACAGTTGCCATACATTCACCATGTATTAATCTTAATTCTCCTGATGGTAATTCAATGTGGCAATAAGTTCCTTCTTTTGCAACAAGTCTTGCAGCAGTTCCAGCAGATCTTACTAATTGTCCACCTTTTCCTCTTTGAAGCTCTATATTATGAATTTGAACCCCAACTGGCATATCTTTTAATTTAAGTGCATTTCCAGGTTTGATATCAGCTCCACTTCCAGCAGAAACTATATCTCCTTTTTTAAGCCCCTTAGGTGCTAATATATATCTTTTTTCTCCATCAGCATAGAATAATAAAGCTATATTTGCTGATCTGTTAGGATCATATTCTATTGTTGCTACTTTTGCAGGAACATCTAATTTATTTCTTTTGAAATCTATAATTCTGTATAATCTTTTATGTCCTTTTTGTCTGTCTCTACAAGTTCTGTGACCATAATTATCTCTACCATACGCTGATTTTAGAGGTACAGTTAAAGATTTTTCAGGTCTTACTTTATCTAGTTCATCATTTACTAATCTTGACATATGTCTAGTACCATTAGTAATTGGTTTCATTTTTCTAATAGCCATTTTTATTTTTCCTCCATTGACCTATATATATCTTTAATTTTTATTACACTTCTTTGGAATAAGTTATTGTATTTTCTTTTGCTAATTTAACAACTGCTTTTTTCTTAGCTTGAGTCTTATAAAGTCTCATTCCATGTCTTTTTGTAATTGGTTTTTTATTAATTGTAGCTACATCTTCAACTTTTACATTGAATATTGTTTCAACAGCTTTTTTTATTTCAATTTTATTAGCTTTTGGATGTACTTCAAAAGTATATTTATTGTATTCTTTTCTTAAAAGTTCTGTTTTTTCTGTTACAACAGGCTTTTTAATTATATCGTAAACATTCATTATCCTAGTACCTCCTCTACAACAGCTAATGCTTCTTTAGTAAGGATTACTTTTTCTTGTTTTAAAAGCCAGTAAACACCAATTTCATTTGGTTGTAAAATTACTGCATTTTCTAAATTTCTTGCTGACAAGTATAAATTGTAATCTTTTATTAAATCTCCTACTACAAATAATTGTTTTTGTTTCGCATCAACTTTATTTACTAAATTTACTATCACTTTTGTTTTAGGTGTTTCTATTCCATCATAATCTAACACTAAAATATTTCCAGCTGCAACTTTTGCAGATAAAGCAGATCTTAATGCTAGATTTCTAACTTTTTTATTAACCTTTTTTTCATATGATCTTGGATGAGGACCAAATGTAACTCCTCCACCTACCATATGAGGTGCTCTTATTGTACCTTGTCTTGCTCTACCAGTACCCTTTTGTTTGAAAGGTTTTCTTCCTCCACCTCTAACCATTGCTCTAGTCTTAGTAGAAGCTGTACCTTGTCTAGCAGCTGCTAATTCAGCAGTAAGTACTTCATGAAGAACTACTTTATTAGGTTCAATCCCAAACACTGCATCATTAACTTCAACAGTACCAGTTTGTTCTCCTGCTAAGTTATATATGTTTAAAACTGCCATTGTTTTCCTCCTCTTTCTACTATCCTATTACTTTCTTCACTGCTGGTTTAATTACTAAATAACTATTTTTAGCTCCAGGAACTGCTCCCTTTATTAAAAGTAAGTTATGTTCAGCATCAACTTTAACAACTTTTAAATTTTGAACTGTTACTGTTGCATTTCCATGTTGCCCAGCCATTCTTTTACCTTTTAGAACTTTACCAGGCCAACTTGACATCCCTATTGATCCACCAAGTCTATGGTTTCTTGATACCCCATGTGAAGCTCTATTTCCACCAAATCCGTGTCTTTTCATAACACCTGATGTTCCTTTACCTTTTGAAGTCCCTGTGATATCTACATATCCAACTTCTGCTAGAACATCAACTTTGATTTCTTGTCCTAATTCATATCCATCTACTGATTCAACAGCTAATTCTTTAACAAATCTTTGAGGTTTAACCCCTGCTTTGTTGAATATTCCCATTAAAGGTTTAGTAGTGTTTTTTTCTTTCTTTTCATCAAATCCTAATTGTAAAGCAACATATCCATCTTTTTCTTCTGTTTTCTTTTGAAGAACAAAGTTAGGACCAGCTTCTACAACTGTTACTGGAATGAATTTTCCATCTTCAAAAATTTGAGTCATTCCAATTTTCTTTCCTAAAATTCCAGACATTTTTAACCTCCATCAAATAATATATTGGTTGATACAACTCACCCTTGTGGTTCTATTTTTAACACAAGAATAAAAATCAACTTGTACTATTCTGTAAGTATGATGTTTGTAACATCATCTCCAATAAATAAATACAAAGAATAGAATTAAACTTGTTTAATTTCTATCCCTACACCAGCTGGTAAGTGAACTGATGTTAACGAACTAATAGCCTTATCGGTAGAATTTAGTAATTCTATCATTCTTCTGTGCACTCTCATTTCAAATTGCTCTCTTGAATCTTTATTAACATGCACTGATCTTAAAACAGTATATTTTCTAATTTTAGTAGGCAAAGGCATTGGACCTGCTACTACTGCTCCACTTTTTTTAGCAGACTCAGCTATTCTTTTTGCTGATTCATCTAATAAAGTGTGATCATATGCTTTTAAATAGATTCTTAATTTGTTAGAAGCCATTAACTATTGCACCTCCTTTAAACTAACTACATAAGATAATTCCTATGCACTTTTAAGAGTATATCATATCTTTTAAAAAAATAAAAGAAAAATTTTTTAAATTATTAAAAATTTTTATATTATTAACTATTATTTTTATTGACTTTTAGTTCAAAACATTGTATTATCATAGTGTAGAGTTTTAGATATTTATTTTAAATTATTTTATTTTTTGGAGGTTATTTTATGAAAAAGATTTTTTTATCTATTTTAATGTTATTTGCCTTTGTTGCTTGTTCTAGTACACAATTTGTTCATGATGCTAAACCTATTACAAAGGATGAAAAGACTGTACTTATTCAGTATTTCCCAACTGAATTTGAGATTGCCTTAGAAAAAGCTTTAGAAAATAATTTTTGGAAAGTTTCAGTAGTTTCAAATAAAGATACTTCTTCACCATCTTTAAAATCAAATTTTGCAATCACTTGTGAAGGAATTGGAGCTGATTATTTAGGAACTTATCAAGGAATTATAAAATTTTCGGATTTAAGAACTGGTAAGAGGATAGCTGTTTATAAATTTAAAGTATCTACTAAAAGTGGAATTATAGAAAACATTATCAAAACTATGGATTCTATTCCAGGTGCTTCTATAACAACTTCTGCTACTGTAACACAAGCAGTAAAATAGAAATTTATTATACTAAATGGAATTGAAAAGGATTTTTATTTTTTTAATAAAACATAAAAATCCTTTTTTATTTAATATAGTTATTATCTTATCCCAGATATTTCTATCAATTTTTTTGTATACTCTTTTTCAGGTTTAGAAAAAATTTTTTCTTTACTTCCACTTTCAATTATTTCACCATCTTTTATAATTAAAAGTCTATCAGAAATTTTTTTCACAACATTTATATCATGACTTATAAACAAATATGATATCTTTTTATTTTCTTTTAATTTTTGAAAAAGTTCTAATATTT
This Fusobacterium animalis 7_1 DNA region includes the following protein-coding sequences:
- the rpmC gene encoding 50S ribosomal protein L29, which codes for MRAKEIREMTSEDLVVKCKELKEELFNLKFQLSLGQLTNTAKIREVRREIARINTILNER
- the secY gene encoding preprotein translocase subunit SecY → MTLMEKFNSRLSSIVKIPELRERIIFTLLMFLVARVGTLIPAPGVDVDRLSSMASQSDVLSYINMFSGGAFTRISIFSLGIIPYINASIVVSLLVSIIPQLEEIQKEGEAGRNRITQWTRYLTIALAVIQGTGVCLWLQSVGLIYNPGISFFVRTITTLTAGTVFLMWVGEQISIKGIGNGVSLIIFLNVISRAPSSVIQTIQTMQGNKFLVPLLVLVAFLGTVTIAGIVLFQLGQRKIPIHYVGKGFSSKGGIGEKSFIPLRLNTAGVMPVIFASVFMLIPGVIVNALPSTLSIKTTLSIIFGQNHPVYMILYALVIMFFSFFYTALIFDPEKVAENLKQGGGTIPGIRPGEETVEYLEGVASRITWGGGIFLAIISILPYVIFTSMGLPVYFGGTGIIIVVGVALDTIQQIDAHLVMRDYKGFI
- the rpsE gene encoding 30S ribosomal protein S5, giving the protein MLNREDNQYQEKLLKISRVSKTTKGGRTISFSVLAAVGDGEGKIGLGLGKANGVPDAIRKAVAAAKKNVVKVSLKNNTIPHEITGKWGATTLWMAPAYEGTGVIAGSASREILELVGVHDILTKIKGSRNKHNVAKATVEALKLLRTAQEIAALRGLEVKDILS
- the rplN gene encoding 50S ribosomal protein L14 translates to MVQQQTILNVADNSGAKELMVIRVLGGSKKRFGRIGDIVVASVKEAIPGGNVKKGDVVRAVIVRTRKETRRDDGSYIKFDDNAGVVINNANEPRATRIFGPVARELRARNFMKILSLAIEVI
- the rpsH gene encoding 30S ribosomal protein S8, coding for MYLTDPIADMLTRVRNANAVMHEKVDIPHSKMKERIAEILKEQGYISNFKIVTDEGNKKSIRVYLKYAGKERVIKGLKRISKPGRRVYSSVEDMPRVLSGLGIAIVSTSKGVITDKVARAEKVGGEVLAFVW
- the tnpA gene encoding IS200/IS605 family transposase encodes the protein MSNINFGRGYVYSIQYHIVWCVKYRRKVLIDDIEKTLKELLIEISNQNNIKIIEMETDLDHIHILIECSPQHFIPNILKIFKGISARKLFLKHPEIKNKLWNGHLWNPSYFVATISENIEEQIKRYIQTQKER
- the rplR gene encoding 50S ribosomal protein L18, which produces MFKKIDRKASRQKKQMSIRNKISGTPERPRLSVFRSNTNIFAQLIDDVNGVTLVSASTIDKALKGSIANGGNVEAAKAVGKAIAERAKEKGIDAIVFDRSGYKYTGRVAALAEAAREAGLSF
- the rplE gene encoding 50S ribosomal protein L5; translation: MDKYVSRYHKFYDEVVVPKLMKELEIKNIMECPKLEKIIVNMGVGEATQNSKLIDAAMADLTIITGQKPLLRKAKKSEAGFKLREGMPIGAKVTLRKERMYDFLDRLVNVVLPRVRDFEGVPSNSFDGRGNYSVGLRDQLVFPEIDFDKVEKLLGMSITMVSSAKTDEEGRALLKAFGMPFKK
- the rplF gene encoding 50S ribosomal protein L6 encodes the protein MSRVGKKPIAVPSGVEFSVKDNVVTVKGPKGTLTKEFNKNITIKLEDGHIKVERPNDEPSVRAIHGTTRALINNMIKGVHDGYRKSLTLVGVGYRAATKGKGLEISLGYSHPVIIDEIPGITFSVEKNTTIHIDGIEKELVGQVAANIRAKRPPEPYKGKGVKYADEHIRRKEGKKS
- the rpsN gene encoding 30S ribosomal protein S14 — encoded protein: MAKKSMIARDVKRAKLVDKYAEKRAELKKRIAAGDMEAMFELNKLPKDSSAVRRRNRCQLDGRPRGYMREFGISRVKFRQLAGAGLIPGVKKSSW
- the rplP gene encoding 50S ribosomal protein L16 — protein: MLMPKRTKHRKMFRGRMKGTAHKGNFVAFGDYGLQALEPSWITNRQIESCRVAINRTFKREGKTYIRIFPDKPITARPAGVRMGKGKGNVEGWVSVVRPGRILFEVSGVDEQTATEALRKAAMKLPIRCKFVRKEENGGEN
- the rpsQ gene encoding 30S ribosomal protein S17 → MRNERKVREGIVVSDKMQKTIVVAIETMILHPIYKKRVKRTTKFKAHDEENVAQVGDKVRIMETRRLSKDKNWRLVEIIEKAK
- the rplO gene encoding 50S ribosomal protein L15; its protein translation is MKLNELSPSVPKKNRKRIGRGNSSGWGKTAGKGSNGQNSRAGGGVKPYFEGGQMPIYRRVPKRGFSNTIFKKEYTVVSLSFLNDNFEDGEEVSLETLFNKCLIKKGRDGVKILGNGELNKKLTVKVHKISKSAKAAVEAKGGTVELVEVKGFERAESNK
- the rpmD gene encoding 50S ribosomal protein L30, whose protein sequence is MAKLRIELVKSIIGRKPNHIATVKSLGLKKMHDVVEHNETPELKGKLAQVSYLLKVEEVQA